One region of Triticum aestivum cultivar Chinese Spring chromosome 6B, IWGSC CS RefSeq v2.1, whole genome shotgun sequence genomic DNA includes:
- the LOC123138882 gene encoding glutamate receptor 2.8-like: MVRALRPSSLVGPSFFYALLLLVVAALVGQHPAGPLRVATAQSVSALAPVPVRVGVILDWATKASSAVSLRRRTGIQMAVEDYYAAHPGSATRVELHFGDSKGDVVGAASAALDLIKNAQVQAIIGPKTSAEAEFVAHIGSRAHVPVLSYSATSPSLSPAQTPYFVRTAAKDSLQATPVATVLAHFGWRAAVVLHEDSPYGTGILPALADALQSVDSAAIVERVAVPSGAHDNALDALLYRLKAMPTRVFVVHANFRLATRLFRRAEEAGMMSDGYAWVVTDGVGSLVDRLSPEDVDAMQGVVSLRPHVELTSQVKNFSARFRARFRRGNPASDDDVINDPTVTRLWSYDTAWAIAAAAEAASVPGPAFQTPQRSRALTDLDRLGVSATGAALLRAVVNTTFDGMAGRFKLVNGQLQVAAYEVVNIIGNGARTVGFWTPESGILRDLNNGGGKAARQLKPILWPGEALSKPRGWTESPNGRVLNVAVPMKNGFKQFVDVVGEKNSTTPKVTGYCIDVFEAVMKNLPYPVNYRYVPFPRSPDSYEKLVDQVSGGEADIAVGDVTITASRMHEADFTMPFTESGWAMVVATRPDTSASMWIFLQPLTTSLWLASLAFFCFTGFVVWVIEHRVNPEFRGTPSQQFGLIFYFSFSTLVFAHKEKLESNLSRLVVIIWVFVVLILTSSYTASLTSMLTVQQLRPTVTDVKELQRRGQHIGYQEGSFIEPLLTKMGFDGRKMKKYSTLEQYADALSNGSANGGVDAVFDEIPYLKLFLSQHCDGYMQVGPVYKTDGFGFVFPRGSPMVGDVSREILRLAEGDQMARIEKAWFGEPGTCRDALGGIGGGDGSSNLSFRSFGGLFLITGVVSSLMLLLYVAIFMYRERDELREAEAEAKAEAGSGSVPVRRLRVLLQHYDKRDIKSPTFRTWNDDSVRNGSDYAGRTPRWSGGDASLTPRAGGEEHAMGRASPLSVDISSEMNAGSSPEGTPVSEISESFEQRMEGAAAAVEMTRPTVSQLQ; encoded by the exons ATGGTGCGCGCGCTCCGGCCTTCTTCCCTCGTCGGCCCGTCCTTCTTCTACGCTCTGCTGCTGCTCGTGGTGGCCGCGCTCGTCGGGCAGCACCCAGCGGGCCCGCTGCGGGTGGCGACGGCGCAGAGCGTGTCGGCGCTGGCGCCGGTGCCGGTGCGCGTCGGGGTGATCCTGGACTGGGCGACCAAGGCGTCGTCGGCGGTGTCgctgcggcggcggaccggcattCAGATGGCGGTGGAGGACTACTACGCGGCGCACCCGGGGTCGGCCACCAGGGTGGAGCTCCATTTCGGGGACTCCAAAGGGGACGTCGTCGGCGCCGCTTCCGCCG CGTTGGACCTGATCAAGAACGCGCAGGTGCAGGCCATCATCGGGCCCAAGACATCAGCAGAGGCAGAGTTTGTGGCACATATCGGCAGCCGCGCTCACGTCCCCGTGCTCTCCTACTCCGCCACGTCCCCGTCCCTCTCCCCGGCGCAGACGCCCTACTTCGTGCGCACCGCCGCCAAAGACTCCTTGCAGGCCACCCCCGTCGCCACTGTCCTAGCACACTTCGGATGGCGCGCGGCCGTCGTCCTGCACGAGGACTCGCCCTACGGCACCGGCATCCTCCCGGCGCTCGCCGACGCGCTCCAGAGCGTCGACAGCGCGGCGATCGTGGAACGCGTGGCCGTGCCGAGCGGCGCGCACGACAACGCCCTCGACGCGCTCCTCTACCGCCTCAAGGCGATGCCGACGCGCGTGTTCGTCGTGCATGCCAATTTCCGCCTGGCCACGCGGCTCTTCCGGCGAGCGGAGGAGGCCGGGATGATGTCCGATGGCTACGCCTGGGTCGTCACAGATGGCGTCGGAAGCCTCGTGGACAGGCTCAGCCCCGAGGACGTCGACGCCATGCAAGGCGTCGTCAGCCTCCGGCCTCACGTGGAGCTCACGAGCCAGGTGAAGAACTTCTCGGCGCGGTTCAGGGCGAGGTTCCGACGAGGCAACCCGGCCTCCGACGACGACGTGATCAATGACCCGACCGTGACGAGGCTCTGGTCGTACGACACGGCGTGGGCGATCGCGGCGGCAGCCGAGGCGGCGAGTGTCCCCGGCCCGGCATTTCAGACGCCGCAGCGTAGCAGGGCCCTTACAGACCTGGACCGGCTCGGCGTGTCGGCCACCGGAGCAGCGCTTCTCAGAGCGGTGGTCAACACAACGTTCGACGGGATGGCCGGCAGGTTCAAGCTTGTGAACGGGCAGCTGCAGGTGGCGGCGTACGAGGTCGTGAACATCATCGGGAACGGCGCCAGGACGGTGGGGTTTTGGACGCCGGAGTCCGGCATCCTGCGGGACCTGAACAACGGTGGCGGCAAGGCTGCGCGGCAGCTGAAACCCATCCTCTGGCCGGGCGAGGCGCTGTCCAAGCCGAGAGGCTGGACCGAGTCGCCGAACGGACGGGTGCTCAACGTCGCCGTGCCGATGAAGAACGGGTTCAAGCAGTTCGTGGACGTCGTCGgggagaagaactcgacgacgccGAAGGTCACCGGGTACTGCATCGACGTGTTCGAAGCGGTGATGAAGAACCTGCCGTACCCGGTGAACTACCGGTACGTGCCGTTCCCCCGAAGCCCGGATTCCTACGAGAAGCTGGTGGACCAGGTGAGCGGCGGGGAGGCAGACATTGCGGTCGGGGACGTGACGATCACGGCGAGCAGGATGCACGAGGCGGACTTCACGATGCCGTTCACGGAGTCCGGGTGGGCGATGGTTGTGGCGACGCGGCCGGACACGAGCGCCAGCATGTGGATCTTCCTGCAGCCGCTCACCACCAGCCTCTGGCTCGCCAGCCTCGCCTTCTTCTGCTTCACCGGCTTCGTGGTGTGGGTCATCGAGCACCGCGTCAACCCGGAGTTCCGCGGCACGCCGTCGCAGCAgttcggcctcatcttctacttcTCCTTCTCAACGCTCGTCTTCGCACACA AGGAGAAGCTGGAGAGCAACCTGTCGAGGTTGGTGGTGATCATATGGGTGTTCGTGGTGCTGATCCTGACGTCAAGCTACACGGCGAGCCTGACGTCGATGCTGACGGTCCAGCAGCTCCGGCCGACGGTGACCGACGTGAAGGAGCTGCAGAGGCGCGGCCAACACATCGGGTACCAGGAGGGGAGCTTCATCGAGCCCTTACTCACGAAGATGGGCTTCGacgggaggaagatgaagaagtacAGCACGCTGGAGCAGTACGCCGACGCGCTGTCCAATGGCTCGGCGAACGGCGGCGTGGACGCGGTGTTCGACGAGATCCCGTACCTGAAGCTGTTCCTGTCGCAGCACTGCGACGGGTACATGCAGGTGGGGCCCGTCTACAAGACCGACGGCTTCGGGTTCGTGTTCCCGCGCGGGTCGCCCATGGTGGGCGACGTGTCGCGGGAGATCCTGAGGCTGGCGGAGGGCGACCAGATGGCGCGGATAGAGAAGGCGTGGTTCGGCGAGCCCGGCACGTGCCGGGACGCGCTGGGCGgcatcggcggcggcgacggctcgtCCAACCTCAGCTTCCGGAGCTTCGGAGGGCTGTTCCTCATCACCGGCGTCGTCTCCAGCCTCATGCTGCTGCTTTACGTCGCCATCTTCATGTACCGCGAGCGCGACGAGctccgggaggcggaggcggaggccaaggccgAGGCCGGCTCCGGGAGCGTGCCCGTGCGGAGGCTGCGCGTATTGCTGCAGCACTACGACAAGAGGGACATCAAGTCCCCCACCTTCAGGACGTGGAACGACGACTCCGTCAGGAACGGCAGCGACTACGCGGGCAGGACGCCGAGATGGAGCGGCGGCGACGCGAGCCTGACGCCGAGGGCCGGTGGGGAGGAACACGCCATGGGACGGGCGAGCCCGCTGAGCGTGGACATCAGCTCGGAGATGAATGCTGGCTCTTCGCCGGAGGGGACGCCGGTGTCGGAGATCAGTGAATCATTTGAGCAGAGGATGGAGGGGGCAGCAGCCGCCGTGGAGATGACAAGGCCAACTGTCTCTCAACTGCAGTAA